A genomic segment from Spinacia oleracea cultivar Varoflay chromosome 3, BTI_SOV_V1, whole genome shotgun sequence encodes:
- the LOC130469626 gene encoding uncharacterized protein: MNTIYKARADKKRKQIVLKSGDLVWLHLRKERFPSKRKNKLMPRADGPYEIIEAYGDSAYKIDLPTEYGGVSATFNVGDLSPYLDDVNLRAISFEEGDNDVNVKENSFEEPITLLLNPMGV; this comes from the coding sequence ATGAATACAATATACAAGGCTAGAGCTGATAAGAAGCGTAAGCAAATTGTTTTAAAGTCGGGAGATCTTGTTTGGCTTCATTTGAGAAAAGAAAGATTTCCAAGTAAGAGGAAAAATAAGCTTATGCCAAGGGCGGATGGTCCTTATGAGATTATTGAGGCATATGGAGATAGCGCATATAAGATTGACTTGCCTACTGAATATGGAGGTGTTAGTGCTACTTTTAATGTGGGTGACCTTTCTCCTTATTTAGATGATGTGAATTTGAGGGCAATTTCTTTTGAAGAAGGGGATAATGATGTGAATGTTAAGGAGAATTCTTTTGAAGAGCCTATCACTTTGTTACTTAACCCGATGGGGGTTTGA
- the LOC110786284 gene encoding calcium-dependent protein kinase 20-like: MGNCCITPNGGEGVEKKRGKKTRENPFASEYKFGGSKLVVLKEATGNNIEENYELGRELGRGEFGITYLCTDKATAEVFACKKISKKKLRTAIDIEDVRREVEIMKHMPKHPNIVTLKDTFEDDYAVHLVMELCEGGELFDRIVSRGHYTERAAAIVMRTIVQVVQACHKHGVMHRDLKPENFLFGNKKEAAPLKAIDFGLSVFFTPGERFNEIVGSPYYMAPEVLKRNYGPEIDIWSAGVILYILLCGVPPFWAETEQGVAQAIIRSILDFKRDPWPRVSDNAKDLVKKMLDPDPARRLTAQQVLDHPWLQNIKKAPNVSLGETVKARLKQFSVMNKLKKRALRIIADHLSVEEVAGIKEGFALMDTGKKGKIGIDELKSGLHKLGHQISEADLHILMDAGDVDKDGFLNYGEFVAIAVHLRKMGNDEHMQKAFLYFDQNRNGYIEIEELRHSLADELDDNSEEVIDAIMRDVDTDKDGRISYDEFAAMMKAGTDWRKASRQYSRERFNNLSLKLMKDGSLQSANEGR, translated from the exons ATGGGGAATTGTTGTATAACACCAAATGGGGGTGAAGGAGTTGAGAAAAAAAGAGGTAAGAAAACAAGAGAAAACCCATTTGCAAGTGAATATAAATTCGGGGGTTCAAAATTGGTAGTTTTGAAAGAAGCAACAGGAAATAATATTGAGGAGAATTATGAACTAGGTAGGGAGCTTGGTAGAGGTGAATTTGGGATAACATATTTGTGCACTGATAAAGCAACTGCTGAGGTATTTGCTTGTAAGAAGATATCGAAAAAGAAGCTTAGAACTGCAATTGATATTGAAGATGTTAGAAGGGAAGTTGAGATCATGAAACATATGCCTAAACACCCTAACATTGTCACTCTTAAGGATACTTTTGAGGATGATTATGCTGTTCATTTGGTCATGGAGTTGTGTGAGGGTGGTGAATTGTTTGATCGGATCGTTTCGAGGGGACATTACACCGAAAGGGCGGCTGCTATTGTTATGCGCACCATTGTTCAAGTTGTTCAG GCGTGCCACAAACATGGAGTGATGCACCGTGACTTGAAACCCGAGAacttcctttttggaaataagAAGGAAGCAGCACCTCTTAAAGCCATAGACTTTGGACTCTCAGTATTCTTCACTCCTGGTGAAAGATTTAACGAAATCGTGGGGAGCCCGTACTATATGGCTCCTGAAGTTCTTAAAAGGAATTACGGCCCTGAAATAGATATCTGGAGTGCTGGAGTCATCCTTTACATTTTGCTGTGTGGTGTTCCTCCTTTTTGGGCAG AAACCGAGCAAGGAGTAGCACAAGCAATTATTAGGTCCATTTTGGATTTTAAGAGAGATCCTTGGCCTAGAGTATCCGATAATGCAAAAGACCTCGTGAAAAAGATGCTTGACCCTGATCCTGCACGCCGACTTACTGCACAGCAGGTGCTAG ATCATCCTTGGTTACAGAACATCAAAAAGGCTCCTAATGTTTCTTTGGGCGAAACAGTCAAAGCTAGACTTAAACAGTTTTCTGTGATGAATAAGTTAAAGAAAAGAGCTTTACGG ATTATTGCTGACCATTTGTCAGTGGAGGAAGTTGCCGGAATTAAGGAAGGATTTGCATTGATGGACACCGGGAAAAAGGGAAAAATTGGCATTGATGAATTAAAATCTGGATTGCATAAGCTTGGTCATCAGATTTCAGAAGCGGATCTCCACATTCTTATGGATGCT GGTGATGTAGATAAAGATGGGTTCTTGAATTACGGAGAGTTTGTAGCAATAGCTGTTCATCTAAGGAAGATGGGAAATGATGAGCATATGCAGAAAGCCTTCTTATATTTTGATCAAAATAGAAATGGGTATATCGAGATAGAAGAGTTAAGACACTCTCTAGCTGACGAACTTGATGACAATAGTGAAGAAGTTATAGATGCCATTATGAGAGATGTCGATACAGATAAG GATGGACGAATAAGTTATGATGAGTTTGCGGCAATGATGAAAGCCGGAACAGATTGGAGGAAAGCCTCAAGGCAGTATTCACGAGAGCGGTTTAATAATTTGAGCCTGAAATTAATGAAGGATGGTTCATTGCAATCAGCCAATGAGGGAAGATGA